In Malus sylvestris chromosome 2, drMalSylv7.2, whole genome shotgun sequence, the genomic stretch TGACTTTCTTGATCAGAAGCATGCAATCACATACGGCTAGCTACTATCATGTCATGTCGTGTTTATTTAAGAAACAGTTCGGTTGATGAAACATTGACATGATTGATTAATCTGATCACTTGATTTCTTCATATGCTCAAAATGTTCCAAAATTTTAGGaaccttttgacaaaatgaaacaaacatcATTTGTTGAAGTCTCATTCAATCATGCTATCATAGAACGGAACCTAGTTTGTTTAAATAAGCATGTCACGTGACATGATAGTGGTTGATCATACTTGTTTATATGCTTTCCAATTGGAGAAAGCTATTTACACCTACTTTGGCCTTAATGTCATTACTTAGTTTGCTTAGGTTCATGTCGATGATGCCGGACTTTGGCATCAGTAATAGGTCTGCCATAGCAGGATACTGGACTTTGGCATAAGTAGTAGGTCTGAAGTTTCTACGTCACATGTTTAGAGAGACTTGGACTCAGATTATAGAAGAACGTGTAATCATCTCTTCGCAAATTATGTTCAAGGCATCATAGCATTTGAATAAGTTTACAAAACATAAATCCTATAATTCTCCTTAAATGTTTAAACCAATCATTGCGATTTCTTAATTTAGTATGTGCATACTGATGCCATGGACTTTATATCTTGATCTCTGGGCTGATTCTTTTCCCCATGATGTCCTATCTTCAGTTACCATTTCCAATGGATAGCCTTTATGCTGATCCTGATCGCAAGGTAatctattttgtaatttttgtctTCTCAAGGCAACAAATTCTATATATACTTTGTCTTGATCGCAAGGTAATTCATTTTATAATGTGCTAAATTATGTATGTTTAACTGGTGAATCTCTTATTCTGGTGAATGTAACTCTGACTCAACACTTCGGTTATAGGCATACGATGTTTTGGGCTTATACTTTGGACTTGGACGAACTTTCTTCAATCCAGCTAGTGTATGTTCATTTCCTGCTTTCTGCTTGTTATCTTCAATCCAGCTAGTAATTTTTATGATATTTGTGTATTTTTGGAAAACTATGATATGGCAGGCAAAGATATTTTCAAGATTTGAGGCTTTTCAGAAAGCTTTGAAGAATTATACCATTGAAGCCACTCCAGAGGACAAAAGTAGTGTGTTACAACAGGTTTAAGCTTTTGATGAATTCTCTATAATATCTTATTAGGAGTTATATTAAGCAGATAACCTGGTCGACGTGGTGGTTGATTCAACCCACCCTAAATTTTTTTAACAGAtgttttacttttcttattttcaaTATAAATCAGGGAGGGATGTTTGTCTTCAAAGGTAAGCAATTGTTGTATGGTCGGAAAGACGAAGGGACTGGTGATCATGCCCCTTTAGATGATATCTTCGATGTTTGCTGCAAAGCTCCCGTCTCATAGATCCAGTGGAGTCTCCATACGAAATACAGAGACTCATTCATATTTCATGCAGCAGAGTAATCAGACCATCGGACAGTCCGCCTGTTCGACCGTGCCTGTCTTAACGTTTGTATAGTTAAAATTCAAATGTATGCTGATAGATTGCATTTATCTGGCTGTAGTATATAGATTGCCATACAGAATGGAGTTCGTTGTAGTGTGCAAGGCCCGTATTTGCTCAGTTCAATAAGAAGTGGTCATGTGCTACATTGTCTTGCCAAAACATTCGTGCCAAGCAGCACGCTACTTTTCCCCCTTCACAAAAGCAATTTTTCACCTTGATCTTCtacatacaaaattaaaaacgggtccgatttttcttcttttttatgcATTTGGATATGATATCTTGTTCATCTATTTATTTCGCTttgttaaatttatatttattatccaaaaataaatatattttgagACACTTAATATTTACTTTTTGCCCCAAAAAAATAAACTATGAATGAGGTAGTGAATTATGAGGTGTAATGGTGTATCACCGTATGTATGTTGACAATAAGATTGAACATTTAAGGTTTATTTGGAACTGCTTAAGTAGAGAATAATTCTCAACATgtaggagtttatttaaaaatcTTATAAAAAACATACACGCACATAAAAAGTGCTTCTaatgtttggaagtgcttttatgTGTTTCTACGAAGAAAGTTAAACATGACTAGAagcacattcgagaaaacataaAACCGCTCCCGGGACACATGTccagaagtgtttttaaaatttgtacaaCTCAAACTTTTGGACTTCGATCAAAGTACCCAATTTATTGGTATTTGAAGAGAATTGAGCTTAAGATCAATTATTTATAAATGTAGAAAATTACCATTAGACTCTTAAACTAACTaccaataacaaaataaaattaatctttttttgcttataaacaaaattaatcTTTAATATGAGAGAAAAAAGATCAAATGGTGAGCGCAAAGATGGAAGAAAATGGCAGGAAGATTGGTTGAGTCGAGCAGAAagggaaacaaaaataaaataaaaaattgcctCATTAGGGATCTGGAGCCGTCGGATATTTTGAACGGTGAATCCTGTGTGTGTACGGACGGGTAAGAAACCTAATCCTATCAAAACTCTGTTTGTTAGTTAATTTATTTACATTATGATTTCTAATACCCGAAGGAGAAGGAGTACTCTCTAGGTACTTAAGGTAAACTCTCCTACTCCTCGTTTGGATCACTTGTAATATTTTTTGAGAACCTGCAAGTGTGTTTTCTAGGTTTTGGTTGCCATGGAACCTCAGCCCAGAAGGTTGTACGTGGCTAACTTACCGAACAAGTTTACTGAAACTACCATGAAAGAATACTTCTGCAAGTATGGTGAAGTAAAGGACTGTGTGCTTATCGTAGACAAAGTTACTCGTAAACCTAGAGGATTCGGCTTTGTTTCCTTCACTCACCCATCGGTGGCTGAACAAGTCATGGGAGAAGGGCACATCATCCTCGGTAGAAAGGTATGTTTCTATCTATGTTTTCTAAATTTGTACCAACATAGGTGTTATGATTTACGTTCGACCATGGCGCTGCATCCTCAATCCATGAAGAAAAACCTTCCGTTCGAAGAGCAAACGAAAAACCTTCCGTTCAAAGAGCAAACTTTGCTAACTCATGTGCCACTTTGTTACCATCACGCCGCTGCCACACAACAAAAACCAGGGAAGCATCATCAATCAGGCATCCTGTGCCACCTACCTAAACATGCAAGCCTCAGTTGAATTTATAGCCTCCACTGCCCCTCTTGCATCCAGTTGAAGCGCAATATATAGTTCGAAAGCCCATGTCTATTGCACCTTGCTGCCACTTATTTTCTAGCATATCTAACTTTTGTTCAAATTTTGTGAATCTGTGCGTTCTTTTTACAGTTTAACTTTTGGTGTATTAGATAGTGACCTCTCTTGTCTTTCTTGTCTTTCGTTTTCCAAATTATATGATGTAGGTAGATGTGAAGACAGCTTTACCAAAGAGTACTGtgaaaaaccaaaaccaagAGGACCAACATGCTCAATCCGAACCATCTTATAACGCCAGAAGGATTTTTGTTGGAGGTTTACCACACAATCTAACGCAAGAGGAATTCAAGAACTACTTTGAGAAGTTCAACACAGTTACGGATGCGGTTATAGTATGTTGCAAGGAAAGTGGCAAGTCCAGGGGCTTTGGCTTCATCACTTTTGAATCAGAGGACGCCGCGGATGAAGCCTTGCAGAACAAATATCATGAATTGAATGATAAATTCGTGGAGGTAAAGAGGGCTGTGCCGATGGTTACGAATAAGAATCCGGTCACGACATATGACCGTAACCGAGTAGAA encodes the following:
- the LOC126591498 gene encoding heterogeneous nuclear ribonucleoprotein 1-like encodes the protein MEPQPRRLYVANLPNKFTETTMKEYFCKYGEVKDCVLIVDKVTRKPRGFGFVSFTHPSVAEQVMGEGHIILGRKVDVKTALPKSTVKNQNQEDQHAQSEPSYNARRIFVGGLPHNLTQEEFKNYFEKFNTVTDAVIVCCKESGKSRGFGFITFESEDAADEALQNKYHELNDKFVEVKRAVPMVTNKNPVTTYDRNRVEFDYGTRPHRFGNFGNLLYSGVYCISCLSPYEVGHQEGCRPLGYLFPYIDHQV